A genomic region of Rhodohalobacter sp. SW132 contains the following coding sequences:
- a CDS encoding transporter substrate-binding domain-containing protein, translated as MIIILAAAPLLTVSASELPDQADEAVIGIRVAPPFVIEEEDGTYSGLTIALWEHIADQMGTDFRYTKHDIQGLLDGAADGSLYASASALTITSEREESVDFTHPFFVTGLGIAVSYQPTGAWQSFLAIFSFDFLWVLLLLFLLLLFWGFLVWIFERKENTEEFGGSAAEGVGSGFWWAAVTMTTVGYGDKSPRTLGGRIIGFIWMFTGIVVISFFTASIASSLTVTQLDTRVSGSDDLPFVRVGALQQSATMDYLDTERIRANSYETVEAGLRAVEENEIDAFVHDAPIIQYFTQLDFRNSVRVLPNTFNDQYYGIAMPLGAEYRNDMNRIILDYIASEEWEELRNRYLGD; from the coding sequence ATGATAATCATTTTGGCCGCTGCACCTCTCCTCACGGTCAGCGCTTCTGAACTTCCCGACCAGGCTGATGAAGCGGTCATCGGAATACGGGTGGCTCCGCCTTTTGTTATTGAAGAAGAGGACGGAACATACAGCGGTCTAACAATTGCTTTATGGGAACATATCGCGGATCAGATGGGAACAGATTTCCGCTATACTAAGCATGACATCCAGGGCTTGCTGGACGGTGCGGCTGACGGTTCGCTTTATGCATCGGCATCTGCACTAACGATCACTTCGGAACGGGAAGAGAGCGTGGATTTTACCCATCCGTTTTTCGTGACCGGTCTCGGCATTGCAGTTTCCTATCAGCCGACCGGGGCCTGGCAGTCGTTTCTGGCTATATTTTCTTTTGATTTTCTCTGGGTTCTGCTTCTCCTGTTTCTGCTGCTCCTCTTTTGGGGATTTCTGGTCTGGATTTTTGAACGCAAAGAGAATACGGAAGAATTCGGCGGATCTGCGGCGGAAGGTGTAGGAAGCGGATTCTGGTGGGCCGCGGTAACCATGACCACCGTAGGATATGGGGACAAATCGCCACGCACCCTGGGCGGGCGTATTATTGGATTCATCTGGATGTTCACAGGCATTGTTGTGATCTCTTTTTTCACGGCTTCGATCGCATCCAGTCTCACCGTCACCCAGCTCGACACCCGGGTGAGCGGGTCGGATGACCTTCCATTTGTGCGTGTGGGCGCCCTGCAGCAGTCGGCAACCATGGATTATCTGGATACAGAACGAATCCGCGCCAATTCATACGAGACCGTTGAAGCCGGGCTCAGAGCTGTGGAAGAAAACGAAATCGACGCTTTCGTTCACGATGCGCCGATCATTCAATACTTCACGCAGCTCGATTTCAGGAACAGTGTTCGTGTTCTTCCCAATACATTTAACGATCAGTATTACGGAATCGCAATGCCGCTCGGGGCCGAGTATCGAAACGACATGAACCGGATTATTCTCGATTATATTGCCAGCGAGGAGTGGGAAGAACTGAGAAATCGGTATCTGGGGGATTGA